The following are from one region of the Pseudomonadota bacterium genome:
- a CDS encoding CoA transferase — protein MGEDKDQDDMQDRAHDPLPLTGLRILDFGHTVMGPSCGLVLADLGADVTRIEPIAGDRTRRLGGFGAGFFAAFNRNKSSIGIDLKTADGRRVAEQLIRNSDVLIENFAPKTMQRLGLDWPMARRLNPKLVYCSMKGYLSGPYEELPALDEVVQMQSGLAFMTGPAGRPLRAGASVVDILGGMFGVIAILAALREREATGLGQLVRSSLYESAVFLMSQHLAVSATSAEPLQPMPEKKIAWAVYDIFQTADRPVFVGVTSNKHWERLREQFRFGEWAHEAQFSSQDGRLAARDVLMNRISFAFAKLPAEVILAGCRKAKVPCAPVNAPEDLAEDEHLACQGGMHSIDIAPGLSARLPALPIEMGQRRLPLRAQPPLVGSGAHNRLREAGLRETEIDALAATGVLTIDGREQ, from the coding sequence AAGATCAGGATGATATGCAAGATCGGGCTCACGACCCGTTGCCCCTGACTGGGTTAAGAATACTCGACTTTGGGCATACGGTGATGGGTCCATCCTGCGGGCTTGTGCTCGCCGATCTAGGTGCCGATGTCACTCGCATAGAGCCAATAGCGGGCGATAGAACGCGCCGGCTGGGCGGTTTTGGCGCGGGCTTCTTCGCCGCATTCAATCGCAACAAATCCAGCATTGGCATCGACCTCAAAACGGCGGATGGACGTCGGGTCGCTGAGCAGCTAATACGAAACAGCGACGTGCTCATAGAGAACTTTGCACCCAAGACGATGCAACGCCTTGGGCTCGACTGGCCCATGGCCAGACGGCTTAACCCAAAGCTTGTGTATTGCTCCATGAAGGGCTACCTCTCCGGGCCGTATGAAGAGCTCCCCGCTCTCGATGAAGTTGTCCAAATGCAGTCGGGTCTTGCATTCATGACCGGCCCGGCGGGGCGTCCATTGCGGGCCGGCGCTTCTGTCGTTGACATTCTGGGAGGCATGTTCGGTGTCATTGCCATCCTCGCCGCACTGCGTGAGCGAGAGGCAACAGGGCTTGGCCAGTTGGTGAGGAGCTCCTTGTACGAGAGTGCCGTGTTCTTGATGTCACAGCACCTGGCAGTTAGCGCAACTTCTGCCGAACCACTTCAGCCAATGCCCGAGAAGAAGATCGCCTGGGCTGTTTACGATATCTTTCAGACGGCCGATCGGCCCGTATTTGTTGGTGTGACCAGTAACAAACACTGGGAGCGACTTCGCGAGCAATTCCGCTTTGGCGAATGGGCGCACGAAGCACAATTTTCGTCGCAGGACGGGCGTCTGGCAGCACGTGATGTTCTTATGAACCGCATCTCCTTTGCGTTTGCCAAGCTACCCGCCGAAGTCATTTTGGCAGGCTGTCGCAAGGCAAAAGTTCCTTGCGCCCCGGTCAACGCACCCGAGGATCTGGCAGAGGACGAGCATCTCGCGTGCCAAGGTGGCATGCATTCAATCGACATTGCACCCGGGTTGTCGGCCAGGTTACCGGCACTTCCCATCGAGATGGGTCAACGTCGGCTCCCACTTCGTGCACAACCACCCCTCGTTGGCAGTGGCGCGCACAATCGATTGCGCGAAGCCGGTTTGCGCGAGACCGAAATTGATGCTCTTGCGGCAACTGGTGTCCTGACTATCGACGGGCGCGAGCAATGA